Within Sphingobium sp. KCTC 72723, the genomic segment CCGCGATCACGCGCTTCGCGCATGAAGAGATCAAGCCGAATATCGGCAGCCGCATCCTGAACAGCAAGGCAGAGTTGCTGGCCGGCGACCTGGGTCCGCAGATTCGCGAATTGCTGGAACAGCGCGGCGTGCTGGTATTCCCCAAGATCGATTTTGACGATGACGAACAGATTGCCTTCACCAAGACGCTCGGCACATTCGCGCCGGAAATGCAGGACGGCACGAACCACAAGATCCACAAGATCACGCTGGACGTGAAGGAAAACCCGCAAAGCGCCGAATATCTCAAAGGATCGCTCTACTGGCATATCGACGGCACGATGAACGACACGCCGATCCTGGCGTCGTTGCTGTCGTGCAAGGTCAAGGCGACATGGGGCGGCAATACCGGATTTTGCAACACCTATGCCGCCTATGAGGCGCTGAGCGACGAACAAAAGGCCGAATATGAAAAGCTGCGCGTGATCCATTCGGTCTGGGCGACGGTATTTTACTATGAACCCGAACCCAGCCTGGCCAAGATTCAGGGGATGCAGCGGATCGGCGAGAATGAACTGCCGCTGGTGTGGAACCACAAGTCGGGCCGCAAATCGCTGGTGCTGGGCTGCACCGCGCATCGCGTATTGGACGTGACGCCGATGCGGAGCGCGGAGGTGCTGGTTGGCCTTCGCGAATGGGCGACGCAGGAAGAATTTAGTTACAGCCATGACTGGAGCGTGGGCGACCTGGTGATATGGGACAATACCGGC encodes:
- a CDS encoding TauD/TfdA dioxygenase family protein, whose protein sequence is MATTAITRFAHEEIKPNIGSRILNSKAELLAGDLGPQIRELLEQRGVLVFPKIDFDDDEQIAFTKTLGTFAPEMQDGTNHKIHKITLDVKENPQSAEYLKGSLYWHIDGTMNDTPILASLLSCKVKATWGGNTGFCNTYAAYEALSDEQKAEYEKLRVIHSVWATVFYYEPEPSLAKIQGMQRIGENELPLVWNHKSGRKSLVLGCTAHRVLDVTPMRSAEVLVGLREWATQEEFSYSHDWSVGDLVIWDNTGTMHRAEAYDPACNRMMHRTKLQGEEPFE